The following are encoded together in the Panicum virgatum strain AP13 chromosome 6K, P.virgatum_v5, whole genome shotgun sequence genome:
- the LOC120712655 gene encoding ATP synthase subunit d, mitochondrial-like — MSGSGAKKVADVAVKAGKAIDWDGMAKMLVSEEARKEFATLRRTFEDVNHQLQTKFSQEPQPIDWEYYRKGIGSKVVDMYKEAYDSIEIPKYVDTVTPEYKPKFDALVVELKEAEKASLKESERLEKEIAELREMKKKISTMTADEYFEKHPEVKQKFDDEIRNDYWGY, encoded by the exons atgagcggcagcggcgcgaagAAGGTGGCAGATGTGGCGGTGAAGGCCGGCAAGGCGATCGACTGGGACGGCATGGCCAAGATGCTCGTCTCCGAGGAGGCGCGCAAGGAGTTCGCCACCCTCCGCCGCACCTTCGAGGACGTCAACCACCAGCTCCAGACCAAGTTCTCCCAG GAACCCCAACCGATTGATTGGGAGTACTACAGAAAAGGAATTGGATCTAAAGTGGTCGATATGTACAAAGAGGCTTATGACA GCATCGAGATCCCCAAGTACGTTGACACCGTCACTCCCGAGTACAAGCCAAAGTTTGACGCTCTG GTTGTTGAACTGAAGGAGGCTGAGAAAGCATCTCTGAAGGAGTCAGAAAGGTTAGAGAAGGAAATTGCTGAACTCAGGGAAATGAAG AAAAAGATCAGCACCATGACAGCGGATGAATACTTTGAGAAGCACCCTGAAGTCAAGCAGAAGTTTGATGATGAAATCCGTAATGACTACTGGGGATATTGA